From Toxorhynchites rutilus septentrionalis strain SRP chromosome 2, ASM2978413v1, whole genome shotgun sequence, a single genomic window includes:
- the LOC129768837 gene encoding cuticle protein 19-like, whose amino-acid sequence MFSNHNNFATKTMFKIIVLVACSLVLASAYEDYHSYPKYKFEYGVKDSHTHDHKSQWEHRDGDHVKGQYTLDEADGTHRIVDYISDHKGGFQPHVERKGHAHHPHHGESYANIHQYY is encoded by the exons ATGTTTTCGAATCATAACAACTTCGCCACTAAAACAATGTTCAAG ATTATCGTACTTGTCGCTTGTTCCTTAGTTCTGGCTTCGGCTTACGAAGATTATCACAGTTATCCTAAGTACAAGTTCGAATATGGGGTCAAGGATTCCCATACCCACGATCATAAGAGTCAATGGGAACATCGTGATGGAGATCATGTGAAGGGACAATATACCCTGGATGAGGCCGATGGAACACATCGTATTGTTGACTATATCTCAGATCATAAGGGTGGATTCCAACCTCACGTTGAGCGCAAGGGACATGCTCATCACCCTCATCATGGCGAGAGTTACGCAAACATTCATCAGTACTACTGA
- the LOC129766769 gene encoding uncharacterized protein LOC129766769 gives MIKTIVFVVCLAVAVAAFEDYHSHPKYKFEYGVKDSHTHDHKSQWEHRDGDHVKGQYTLDEADGTHRIVDYTSDHKGGFQPHVERKGHAHHPHHGESYANIHQYYSGLVHSTPIKQINIYDAATHGGYAKNYKDYYAYPKYDFKYGVDNPHTGDHKKQWETRDGDVVKGGYSLKEADGTIRVVEYTADKHRGFNAVVKKIGQAHHHSLGYNPVYNHISRHQTGAHIQQHHYSNQNYYLGNPSSNYHSKGATS, from the exons ATGATTAAG ACAATAGTGTTTGTTGTTTGCCTCGCTGTGGCGGTGGCAGCTTTCGAAGATTATCATAGCCATCCCAAGTATAAGTTCGAGTATGGCGTCAAAGATTCTCATACCCACGATCATAAGAGTCAATGGGAGCACCGTGATGGGGATCATGTGAAGGGACAATACACACTGGATGAGGCCGATGGAACGCATCGTATTGTTGATTATACTTCAGATCATAAGGGCGGATTCCAACCTCACGTCGAACGCAAGGGACATGCTCATCATCCACACCACGGAGAAAGTTATGCCAACATTCATCAGTACTAC AGCGGTCTCGTGCACAGTACCCCAATCAAACAGATTAATATATATGATGCAGCAACTCACGGAGGGTATGCTAAGAACTATAAAGATTACTACGCTTACCCCAAATATGACTTCAAGTACGGTGTGGATAATCCTCACACTGGAGATCATAAGAAACAGTGGGAAACCCGCGATGGTGATGTTGTGAAAG GAGGATATTCGCTGAAAGAAGCTGACGGTACGATTCGCGTTGTAGAATATACAGCAGATAAGCACAGGGGATTCAACGCTGTGGTTAAGAAAATCGGTCAGGCTCATCACCACTCACTGGGTTATAATCCGGTTTATAACCATATCTCAAGGCATCAAACTGGCGCACATATCCAGCAACATCATTATAGTAATCAAAACTATTACCTTGGAAATCCCTCGTCGAATTATCACAGCAAAGGAGCAACTAGCTAA
- the LOC129766770 gene encoding cuticle protein 19-like: MFKIIAFAVCLAIVVSAYEDYDSYPKYKFEYGVKDSHTHDHKDQWEHRDGDHVKGQYSLDEADGTHRIVDYISDHKGGFQPHVQRKGHAHHPHHGESYANIHQHY, translated from the exons atgtttaaG ATAATAGCTTTTGCGGTTTGCCTTGCCATAGTAGTTTCAGCTTATGAGGACTATGACAGTTATCCCAAGTACAAGTTCGAATATGGGGTCAAGGATTCTCATACACATGATCACAAGGACCAATGGGAACATCGTGATGGAGACCACGTGAAGGGACAATACTCTCTGGATGAGGCCGATGGAACGCATCGTATTGTCGACTATATCTCAGATCATAAGGGTGGATTCCAACCTCATGTTCAGCGCAAAGGACATGCTCATCATCCCCATCACGGAGAAAGCTATGCTAATATTCATCAGCACTACTGA
- the LOC129769497 gene encoding cuticle protein 19-like: protein MIKTIVFVVCLAVAVAAFEDYHSHPKYKFEYGVKDSHTHDHKSQWEHRDGDHVKGQYTLDEADGTHRIVDYTSDHKGGFQPHVERKGHAHHPHHGESYANIHQYY from the exons ATGATTAAG ACAATAGTGTTTGTTGTTTGCCTCGCTGTGGCGGTGGCAGCTTTCGAAGATTATCATAGCCATCCCAAGTATAAGTTCGAGTATGGCGTCAAAGATTCTCATACCCACGATCATAAGAGTCAATGGGAGCACCGTGATGGGGATCATGTGAAGGGACAATACACACTGGATGAGGCCGATGGAACGCATCGTATTGTTGATTATACTTCAGATCATAAGGGCGGATTCCAACCTCACGTCGAACGCAAGGGACATGCTCATCATCCACACCACGGAGAAAGTTATGCCAACATTCATCAGTACTACTAG
- the LOC129764838 gene encoding cuticle protein 19-like: MFKIFAFVACSLVVASAYEDYHSYPKYKSEYGVKDSHTHDHKSQWEHRDGDYVKGQYTLDETDGTHRIVDYISDHKGGFQPHVQRKGHAHHPHQGESYDNIHQYY; this comes from the exons atgttcaag ATTTTTGCGTTCGTTGCGTGTTCCTTAGTGGTGGCTTCGGCTTACGAGGATTATCACAGTTATCCTAAGTACAAGTCCGAATATGGAGTTAAGGATTCCCATACCCATGATCACAAGAGTCAATGGGAGCATCGTGATGGGGACTATGTGAAGGGACAATACACTCTGGACGAGACTGATGGAACACATCGAATTGTCGACTATATCTCAGATCATAAGGGTGGATTCCAACCTCATGTTCAGCGCAAGGGACATGCTCACCATCCCCATCAAGGAGAAAGTTATGATAACATTCATCAGTACTATTAA
- the LOC129769496 gene encoding cuticle protein 19-like, translating to MFANHNNFATKTMFKIIVLVSCFLVLASAYEDYHSYPKYKFEYGVKDSHTHDHKSQWEHRDGDHVKGQYTLDEADGTHRIVDYISDHKGGFQPHVERKGHAHHPHHGESYANIHQYY from the exons ATGTTTGCGAATCATAACAACTTCGCCACTAAAACAATGTTTAAG ATTATCGTACTTGTCTCTTGTTTCTTAGTTCTGGCTTCGGCTTACGAAGATTATCACAGTTATCCTAAGTACAAGTTCGAATATGGGGTCAAGGATTCCCATACCCACGATCATAAGAGTCAATGGGAACATCGTGATGGAGATCATGTGAAGGGACAATATACCCTGGATGAGGCCGATGGAACACATCGTATTGTTGACTATATCTCAGATCATAAGGGTGGATTCCAACCTCACGTTGAGCGCAAGGGACATGCTCATCATCCTCATCATGGCGAGAGTTACGCTAACATCCATCAGTACTACTGA